In Oryza glaberrima chromosome 8, OglaRS2, whole genome shotgun sequence, the following are encoded in one genomic region:
- the LOC127782726 gene encoding vesicle-associated protein 1-3-like — protein sequence MSASFLEIQPSELSFPFELLKQSSCSMQLTNKTDHYVAFKVKTTNPKQYCVRPNIGVVLPGSTCDVTVTMQAQREAPPDMQCKDKFLVQSVAAENGATTQDISAEMFNKVAGKVVEEFKLRVVYVPTTTSSAMPEDSEQGSSARPFAQENGIHNSTMPQPVFRSSAEPTKERPTEPSSMISKLNEENRVAIQQNQKLRHELELLRKESSKSSGGFSLTFLAIVGLLGIIVGYILKKA from the exons ATGAGCGCGAGTTTCCTCGAGATCCAGCCTTCGGAGCTCTCATTCCCCT TTGAACTACTGAAGCAGAGCTCATGCTCCATGCAACTCACCAATAAGACCGACCATTATGTTGCATTTAAG GTCAAAACAACCAACCCAAAGCAATACTGTGTGCGCCCTAATATTGGTGTCGTATTGCCGGGGTCTACATGTGATGTTACAG TGACGATGCAAGCACAGAGGGAGGCACCTCCGGATATGCAGTGCAAGGATAAGTTCCTTGTTCAAAGTGTTGCAGCTGAGAATGGTGCAACAACTCAAGATATTAGTGCAGAAATG TTCAATAAGGTGGCAGGAAAGGTTGTTGAGGAATTCAAGCTACGTGTAGTCTATGTGCCAACGACTACATCCTCCGCAATGCCTGAAGACTCTGAACAAGGAAGTTCTGCTCGGCCATTTGCACAAGAAAATGGTATCCATAATTCAACAATGCCACAACCT GTTTTTAGATCATCTGCTGAACCAACAAAGGAGAGGCCCACAGAG CCATCGTCCATGATCTCCAAACTAAATGAGGAGAATAGGGTTGCTATTCAGCAAAACCAGAAGTTACGACATGAGCTG GAGCTCCTACGGAAAGAAAGCAGCAAAAGCAGTGGCGGTTTCTCCCTCACCTTCTTGGCCATCGTCGGTCTTCTCGGCATCATCGTGGGCTACATCCTCAAGAAGGCATAG